The following coding sequences lie in one Paroedura picta isolate Pp20150507F chromosome 10, Ppicta_v3.0, whole genome shotgun sequence genomic window:
- the LAMTOR3 gene encoding ragulator complex protein LAMTOR3 — MADDLKRFLYKKLPSVEGLHAIVVSDRDGVPVIKVANDNAPEHALRPGFLSTFALATDQGSKLGLSKNKSIICYYNTYQVVQFNRLPLVVSFIASSNANTGLIVSLEEELAPLFEELWQVVEVS, encoded by the exons ATGGCTGAC GATCTGAAAAGATTTTTGTACAAAAAGCTGCCAAG TGTTGAAGGACTTCATGCTATCGTCGTGTCAGACAGAGATGGTGTGCCTGTTATCAAAG TTGCCAACGATAACGCTCCAGAGCACGCTCTCCGACCTGGCTTCTTGTCGACCTTTGCGCTTGCCACCGATCAGGGCAGCAAACTAGGCCTCTCCAAAAACAAGAGTATTATTTGTTATTACAACACGTATCAG GTGGTTCAGTTCAACAGGTTACCACTGGTAGTCAGTTTCATTGCTAGCAGCAACGCCAATACAG GGTTGATTGTCagcttggaagaagagctggcgcCCTTGTTCGAGGAGCTGTGGCAGGTGGTGGAGGTATCTTAA